In Erigeron canadensis isolate Cc75 chromosome 8, C_canadensis_v1, whole genome shotgun sequence, the DNA window tATCTAGGTTCAAGTTTCTCAacgcccaataagccttatgctCTAGCTCAACCGGtaaatgacaagtcttaccaTAGAGCAACCAGTATGTCGTGGTGCAATCGATGTCTTAAAGGCCGTCCTAaacgcccacaaggcgtcatctagcttctttgaccaaaccttggggttatccccaaccgttttttccaaaaatttttAATGCCCAGTTGGTGTTCTCCACTTGACCACtagtctgtgggtgataagaggTAGAAAAGTAATGATAAACACCATATCTTTTAAGAACCTTAGCCAATTGATGATTTGCAAAATGTGTACCACGATCACTAATcaaggctctagggcaaccaaaaCGACTAAACAATTGTTTCAAAAAGTCTATGACTACTCTCGCGTTGTTTataggcaaagccttggcttcagcccacttagacacgtagtcaacaacAACCAAAATATACGAAACTTATTAGatggtgggaatggtcccatgaagtctatgccccaaatatcaAATACTTCGCATACCTGAATTCCTTGCTGTGGCATTTCATACCGTCTAGTGATGCTCCCTTGTCTTTGGCAAATGTCACAAGTTTCTACCAACGTTAGAGCCTCCTTGAAGTTTATAGGCCATTAGAAACTTATTCAAAAACCTTTTTACCTGTAACTGAAGGACCATAATGACCTCCAGTTGGCCCATagtgacaagcatcaagaatctCCCAAGTATCAACTCCAGCTACACATCTTTtcaccataccatctgcacaagaACGAAACAAATATGGACTATCCCAAAAGTAGtgcttagcatccgatatgagcttcttcttttgttgaccCGAGAAATCATCCGATATTTCACCtgaaaccaaataattagcaatatcagcaaaccaaggaccttcatcagagttaaaaataacatttaaatattcatcgaggaagttatccttaatctccccatcttGAGGTTCCTCCTGGTTTGGGTCTTCCAATCGACTCAAATGGTCAGTTGCTAAGTTTTCTGCACCTTTTTTGTCCTTGATTTCTATATCAAACTCTTGTAGCAACAAAATCCAACGGATATGTCTAGGCTTTGCgtcttgcttagaaaacaaatacttcaaagcagaatggtcagtgaaaacaaAAGTCTTACTTAATACCAAAtatgacctaaacttatcaaatgaaaagactaccgcaagcaactccttctctgtagtaGTGTAATTCTGTTGGACAGggttcaaggttttactagcatagtaaatgggcttgaaatgcttatcaaccctttgcccaagcacaGCTCCAACGACATAGTCAATTGCATCGCACATCAACTCAAACGGCAAATTCCAATCTGGACCAACCATGATAGGAGAGTTGGTCAACTTTTCTTTCAAACCTGAAATGcacttaaacaaacatcatCAAATACAACACTACAAGAAAACACCGAGTTACCCACGGGCAAAATTCGTGTGTAAATCATTAGAACTCGTGGGTAAATGACTAATACCCACCAAATTAACCATGAGCATGTATACGTGGGCAATACCTCCGAGGCTAATTTCTACCCACGAATAAAGTGATATGTGGGTAATTTTACACACGACATATTTAGTGGGCGATTGTTTTAAAGTTGTGGGTAAATGTTGTCTCATACTTTCCAAATGAGTACAAATTTTCCCACTAAGTTGTGCATAAATATAGACTCATATAATGGTGTGTAAAACTTTGTGGGTAAAGTATTTTAAGTTAATCCATTGATATTTGTGGGCAAATTACACATGAAGATGAACCATGTGTAAACCCGTGGGTATACATTTTCAACTACACATTTTAACTCGTGGGTAAAAGAAAAATTTGCCACAAGCATAATCGTGTGTAAAAGTGGTgggtaaatatacaaaattcatCCGTAACAAACTGTGGGTATGTTTGCGGCTAAATTAGACACGACCTATTTTCTTTTGGATAAACCGTGTGTAAATCCCATAATATCATATGGGTAAATTCCTGGGCAAATATTGTTATTTTGTATATCCAAATTACATATTGAATGTACTATAATTACCGTATTATACACTAAACtttcataatataataaaaagataagaTAATCATTCAAACATAAGATTTGGAATAACATAAAACTTGAACAACAGAGTTCTAAACTTGAAACTTGAACAACAGAGTTCTAAACTTGCATCAGAAATAAACCAAAGTAAAACAACAAAACTAGGAAATGGATAAAACACTCAATGACTTGCACCTGCTTGAGAAGTACTTGTATGTAGTTGATCAGCAGATGCCCTTTCTTCGCCATCATCTTCACTACCAGAATTCGGATCAAATTCTGGAGTAGCAATACCAACATGCTTACACACTAGTTCAAGAGTATGCTTTAGTGCACCATTTTCCTTAGTTAGCTTTCTCAGCTTTCTCTCCATTTTCAAATCCTTACTCCCAGAAGGTCTATATTGCTTTGAAGAAGTTGCATTGAAAAAACTGTTTGGGTTCAACATGTTAAATATATTTGATCCGTTTCCATATACTCCCTTTTTCCTTTTCCCTCCAGCAGCTTCATAGAACAGTGTGGACTCATCGATTACTTGAGCCTCAACCTCCCCAGATTCATGATTTGCCCGATGTTCTTCCCTCAAACGAACTATGTTATCCTACAATTATCACATAAAATGATATGATACAACTGGGAGTatttaacaaacataaaagaaTATAACACCAAACTGTTTCTTACATTGATTTTCTTAGATCTTTCATTAATAAAAGTTAGCTTCTGATGCTCGTTAGTCGGCTGCTCTTTGGTGGGAATAGGATGCTCTTTCGTGTGAGTATAAAGGAAAAGTTCAATTTCAG includes these proteins:
- the LOC122579948 gene encoding uncharacterized protein LOC122579948; protein product: MNRPPTEIELFLYTHTKEHPIPTKEQPTNEHQKLTFINERSKKINDNIVRLREEHRANHESGEVEAQVIDESTLFYEAAGGKRKKGVYGNGSNIFNMLNPNSFFNATSSKQYRPSGSKDLKMERKLRKLTKENGALKHTLELVCKHVGIATPEFDPNSGSEDDGEERASADQLHTSTSQAGASH